In the Nerophis ophidion isolate RoL-2023_Sa linkage group LG01, RoL_Noph_v1.0, whole genome shotgun sequence genome, one interval contains:
- the LOC133553656 gene encoding beta-1,3-galactosyl-O-glycosyl-glycoprotein beta-1,6-N-acetylglucosaminyltransferase-like — protein sequence MRRQRCCRLWLKMAILVASLCMFSLLGGPKKSRSLTYHLRYGWLDYTDEDENPEKVCDCSAILQGEREALERAKLLTLTNDFRKRVNVPEEFYTNATKDCRKFQASRKYLPFPLSQEEETFPLAYSMVVHHKVQNFERLLRAIYTPQNLYCVHVDKKASASVLSAVTSIASCFPNVFLASRSETVVYASWSRVQADLHCMADLYKASAAWKYFINLCGQDFPLKTNLEMVRALRALNGANSMESEKMPKGKMWRVQNVHQIFDGQLKGVGKPKDPPPFNISILSGNAYIVVSRGYVRSVLEDKRIQALKAWAEDTYSPDEFLWATIQRLPGVSGSTWASPKYDMSDINAIARLVKWQWHEGARTMMDAVYPECQGRHVRAICVYGVGDLQWILEQHHLFANKFDTDFDSVAVFCLEKYLRQKALAAIQ from the exons ATGAGACGACAAAGATGCTGCCGTCTGTGGCTAAAAATGGCCATCCTCGTGGCATCACTGTGCATGTTTTCCCTACTCGGCGGCCCTAAGAAGAGTAGGAGTCTCACCTACCACCTCAGGTACGGCTGGTTGGACTACACGGATGAGGACGAAAACCCGGAGAAGGTTTGTGACTGCTCGGCCATCCTGCAGGGAGAGCGGGAGGCGCTGGAGCGAGCCAAGTTGCTGACCCTTACCAATGACTTCCGCAAGAGGGTCAACGTCCCTGAGGAGTTTTACACCAATGCCACTAAAGACTGCAG GAAATTCCAGGCAAGCAGGAAGTATTTACCATTCCCGTTAAGCCAGGAAGAGGAGACGTTCCCCCTGGCTTACTCAATGGTGGTCCATCATAAG GTGCAGAATTTTGAGCGTCTGCTCCGAGCAATTTACACGCCTCAAAACCTTTACTGCGTCCACGTGGACAAAAAAGCCTCGGCGTCCGTGCTCTCGGCCGTGACGTCCATCGCCTCCTGCTTCCCAAACGTTTTCCTGGCGAGCCGCTCCGAGACCGTGGTGTACGCGAGCTGGTCCCGCGTCCAGGCTGACCTCCACTGCATGGCGGACCTCTACAAGGCCAGCGCCGCGTGGAAGTACTTCATCAACCTGTGCGGACAGGACTTCCCCCTCAAGACCAACTTGGAGATGGTGCGAGCCCTCCGTGCGCTAAACGGAGCCAACAGCATGGAGTCTGAGAAGATGCCCAAGGGGAAGATGTGGCGGGTGCAAAATGTTCACCAGATATTTGATGGACAACTCAAG GGAGTGGGAAAGCCCAAAGATCCGCCGCCCTTCAACATTTCAATCCTCTCCGGAAACGCATACATAGTGGTCAGCCGAGGTTACGTCCGCAGCGTCCTGGAGGACAAACGCATCCAGGCGCTAAAAGCCTGGGCCGAGGACACCTACAGTCCTGACGAGTTCCTGTGGGCGACCATTCAAAGGCTCCCTGGCGTCTCCGGCTCCACGTGGGCCAGCCCCAAGTACGACATGAGCGACATCAATGCCATAGCGCGGCTGGTCAAGTGGCAGTGGCACGAGGGCGCAAGGACCATGATGGACGCCGTGTACCCAGAGTGTCAGGGCAGGCACGTGAGGGCCATTTGTGTTTACGGGGTGGGGGACCTGCAGTGGATCTTGGAGCAGCATCACCTCTTTGCGAACAAGTTTGACACAGACTTTGACTCCGTGGCCGTGTTCTGTTTGGAAAAGTACTTGAGGCAAAAAGCTCTTGCTGCCATACAGTAG